The Streptomyces noursei ATCC 11455 sequence CTCGCTATCAGTCAGTGGGTGCCGCTGGCGCCCGAGTCCTGCGGATACCAGCGGAGTTCGAGGGTGTCGGTGTCCAGTTACTCGATGTCGACGGAGGTGGTAGTGCCGCACTTCGGACGTATGGCCGAGCCGTTGTGGCCGACGACCGGGCGGGTAAGCCCGTGGGCTCAGGTGAGGGAGGCGACCAGCAGGGCGAAGGCGGCGATGAGGACGGCGACGCGGACGTAGTGGTAGCGGTCCCAGCGCTTCATCTGCTGCTTCCAGTCGGCGGGCCGGTTTTCGGGGGTCCACGTCTTGCCCCGGTTGTTGATCGGGACGAGCAGCAGGATCGACATGATCACGCTGAGGATCAGCAGCGCGCCGGCGGTGACGACGAGGCCGGTGCCGTGGTGGTGCCATCCGGCGATGGCCCAGATGCCGACGAAGGCGAGCGAGCCCATGTACCAGACCGGCATCACGGCGCCGAGCATCCGGCCCCCGTGGGCGCGGCCGAGTTGGCCACTGTCCTCCGGGAGGGCGTCGAGGATCCGGTTGATGACGAAGGCGACGGAGAACTCCACCCCCACCATCACGCCGACGACCACGGTGGTGACGACCTCAAGTGCGTTGAGCATGATGACCCCTCCTGGGATCTAGCGCCGCTAGCCGATGAGGCAACGCTAGTACTACTGCCGCTCGATTGTCTAGCGGTGCTAGGATCGAGTCATGTCGGTACAGGAACGCAAAGAGCGTGAACGGGCAGCCCGTGAA is a genomic window containing:
- a CDS encoding DUF1772 domain-containing protein, with amino-acid sequence MLNALEVVTTVVVGVMVGVEFSVAFVINRILDALPEDSGQLGRAHGGRMLGAVMPVWYMGSLAFVGIWAIAGWHHHGTGLVVTAGALLILSVIMSILLLVPINNRGKTWTPENRPADWKQQMKRWDRYHYVRVAVLIAAFALLVASLT